In the genome of Candidatus Limnocylindrales bacterium, the window ACCGATATCTTTATCATGTTCAACCGTATCTAATTATTCTGGCTGCGGCTACCTGTGTTTATTACGGAGATTATCTCATTTCCCTTGGCAAAGGGGTTATTTCTCAAACTAAAAGCTGGATCAATACGATGATCCTGGTTATTCCTCTTTTGGTTCTATTCCTTGCCACGAATCCTTTTATTTTACAATTGTACCGACTATCGAGTCTTCCTAATACCGGAGTCGTGGATACGCGCTACCGTACCTATCAGTCGGATCAAAAGACCTCCAATCAGTATATAAGAGACCATTGGCAGGAAGGAGATTATGTGATAAGCGCAACTCCTGATGTGACAAAGTATTATGCCGGGCAATCCGATGCCTTTCTGGAAAGTTTTACTACCCTCATCGTAGTATATGCCGAGCAGGGAAAGGACTTCATATTGCAGGATAAATCTATCGGTGTACCCTCTCTCATAGGACTACGAGATTTAAAAGACGCTGTAAACCAACATCAACGGGTCTGGATTGCGGCCGTCCCAAACAGTATGTTTAACAAGCTAAATACGCCTGAAGTGTTAAACTATATTAACACAAATTTCAAGGTCGTATATGAATCCTACAACGCAAAGATTTACCTTTGGGAAAAATAACTCATTGTCCCTTGTCTAAGGACTCTAGGCAAGGGACAAAAAAAGACAAAGGATAAAGAATATGTTTTATAATCCCGCTTATTTTGATTTTGTAAAACTCCTTGAATCTAACTGGCTAAAGATCAGAGCAGAGGTTGAGCGGCTCCAGGGGGAGAATTTTAATCCCTGGTACGAGAAACACCTTTATAATAAGGACTGGACTGCCTTTGGTTTATACAATGGATATAAACAGGAGAGGGGGCAAAAGATAGAGGAAAACTGTGCCTTATGTCCGGAAACTACCAGGATTATTGAAGCTATTCCGGGTTTGATGACGGCGGGTTTTTCGTGTCTGGCTCCGGGTACCTATATAAGACCCCATAAGGGTTATGAAGGAAATGTGCTGCGTTGTCACCTTGGCTTGATTGTTCCAGAAGGGTGTGGCATAACCGTTCAGGGAAAAACTAAAACCTGGACGGAGGGAAAATGCATTGTATTTGATGATACTTTTGTTCATGAGGCCTGGAATTTTGGAAAGAGTAAAAGAATTGTATTGCTGATGGATATTAAAAAAGATAAGGATGTCCTGGGAATAGATCTTTCTGATGAAAAGTATATAGAACCTTTCACATGGGGTGAAATTCTTAGAAGAGAGTTTCAGTATACCCGGCTTTTCTACTATAAAGTAACGACTAAGTTAGCTAAGATGAAGCAGGCCTTGAAGGGTTCTGGTGAAAAGCCATACAAATCCGCTGCCTGACCCCCTTCTCTGTTTTGAGGACGAGGCATTCTTCAACGGTCAGGGTTATCCTCTCCTACTTTCACCGATGAATGCTTTGTCCTTACTCAAAATATTGCTTGATAAATCTGGATTTTAAGCCTATCTTATTGTCGATAAACGCTGGTAAGTTATGTCTCACTTTAAGAGCCGGTGGTTCTTGCTCCTTATTTTTTAGAGAGGAATATCTAAAATTAAATCCAATGAGATCGTCATGCGTAAAATTCGACCTATTCTGTATGTAAGTATCCTGGTAATTCTTTTATTTGCAGTTTTCCTTAAAAGACATCACTTCTTCAAAAAAATCCTCATAACCCAGAGCCAACGAACCTCCGAGCAAACTCAAAAAATCAATCGAATCAAAAAAGATGTGAATATCATTCAACCCGAGCTAACCGACCCCAATATTGATACCTACCTTCATCCCCATATTGCTTATCGAAATTTAGAGGTTCCCGGGAAAGATAAACTCTTTGTGTTTCTGCCGGGTACCGAAGCTAAACCCAGTGGCGTGAAGCAACTACTTAAAGTAGTTGCGGATACCGGAACCCCCATTATTGGGCTAAGCTATCCTAATGAGCCTAGTGTTCGAGACCTCTGTCGGAGTGATTCGGAATGCTATGGTAAAGTTCGGGAAGAGGTCATTTACGGAGCGGATACATCTCCACTGGTTAATGTAAATCGTGCAAATTCTATTATGAACAGGCTCATCAAGCTGCTGCAATATCTGGATCGCCAATCTCCGGAGGAAGGATGGGGGGAGTTTCTTAGGGAGGGTAATCAGATTAACTGGGCAAAGATTATCATTGCAGGTCATTCCCAAGGAGGGGGACATGCCGCCTTTATTGCAAAAAATCATCTGGTGAGTCGTGTGGTTACCTTGGCTGCACCTTTTGATTCGCCCAACGAACCGGAGGATCCGAAAATTAAACCTGCCAGTTGGTTACTTGAACCCCATGTGACCCCGGGTAACCGTTATTATGGTTTTGGTCATGTAGAGGATTTTGCATTAACGGTTCTTGTACCGATCTGGAGAACTTTACAATATCCTGGGGAACCCGTGAATGTTGATAAAACAAGTCCTCCCTATAATAATAGTCATCAACTTTATACTGCTTTGGAACCTTCTGCAGTAAAAAACGTCCGTATAGGTATCCAAAAGGAAGCTCATATGATGATTGTATCCGATATAGCAACACCCCTCGACAAAAATGGAGAACCGGTATTTGCTCCGGTGTGGAGGTATATGTGTTGCCAAGAATAGAATGCCGTGTAAAGATGAGATGTCTATTATTCATAAAATCTTTTTCATTCTCTATAACCAGGGAATTCTTCTTTTTTTACTTGTAATTCTTCTGGGATGTACCCAAATTGGGAGGGGGAGCCCTGTGGGTAGATTACCACCCGAATTTGAACAAATTAGAAGAGAGGTTCATATCATTCGGCCTTATCAAACAGACCCCAATATTAATACCTATCCTAATCCGCATATTGCCTATCGAAATTTACGGGTTCCAAGGAAAAACAGACTTTTCGTGTTTTTACCGGGTACAGAAGCGAAGCCCAGCGGGGTTAAACATCTCCTTAAAGTCGTTTCAGATACCGGCATACCGGTTATTGGGTTGAGTTATCCTAATGAACCCAGTGTTCGAAGTCTTTGCCAAAACGATCCTGATTGTTATGGTAGAGTCCGCC includes:
- a CDS encoding aspartyl/asparaginyl beta-hydroxylase domain-containing protein → MFYNPAYFDFVKLLESNWLKIRAEVERLQGENFNPWYEKHLYNKDWTAFGLYNGYKQERGQKIEENCALCPETTRIIEAIPGLMTAGFSCLAPGTYIRPHKGYEGNVLRCHLGLIVPEGCGITVQGKTKTWTEGKCIVFDDTFVHEAWNFGKSKRIVLLMDIKKDKDVLGIDLSDEKYIEPFTWGEILRREFQYTRLFYYKVTTKLAKMKQALKGSGEKPYKSAA